In Larimichthys crocea isolate SSNF chromosome XI, L_crocea_2.0, whole genome shotgun sequence, the sequence cctcctcaaggaagacgtgctggtggatTGAGGAGGTCctcgaagtattccctccacgacccaagacgtccccagccgaggtcagcagcacaccatcccactgaacacagtgttatAGTggcactgcttcccccgcctaagccgccggatggtggtccagaacccctcgaagccgttcgaaagtcgctcccatggcctcaccgaactcctcccatgcccgagtttttgcctctgcaaccgccgaggccgcattccgcttggcatgtcgatacccttcagctgcttcaggactcccacaggccagAAAGGTTCGGtagcctccttcttcagcttgacggcatccctcaccgccggtgtccaccagcggttcgggggccaccgccacgacaggcaaCCGACCACCCTTTAaggccacagctccggtcggtGATCTCTCACAGAGAATCTCCGAGCAGACAGaacgttcccagcaaacccgcacagaacgtttgggcctgccaggtctgaccgccatcctcccccaccatcggagccaactcaccaccaggtggtgacagttgacagctccgcccctctcttcacccgagtgtccaaacATATGGCcacaagtccgacgacacgaccacaaagtcgatcatcgaactacggcaagggcgtcctggtgccaagtgcacatgtggacacccttatgcttgaacatggtgttcgttatggacaatccatgacgagcacagaagtccaataacagaacaccactcgggttcagatcaggggggccgttcctcccaatcacgcccctccaggtctcactgtcgcgacacgtgagcattgaagtcccccaggaggacgagggagtccccagagggagcgctccCAGCACCCCtcaaagactccaaaaagggtgggtactctgaactgccattcggtgcataagcacagatgacagtcaggacccgtcccccacccgaaggcgaaggaGGCTACCCTCTCGGGACCGCCGGCCgggggaaacaagcagtcccacccccgctctgcgcctctcaccgggggcaactccagagtggtagagcgtccagcccctctcaaggaactggttccggaacccactgtgcgtcgaggcgagcccgactatatctagccggtacctctcaacctcgtgcaccagctcaggctcttcccgccagagaggtgacgtcaacgtccccagagccagcttctgcaaccgggggtcggaccgccagggtcccccTCCGACTGCGGCCCATCTCTCTTGCACCGCtcccccctgagacccctcccatgggtggtgggcccatgggAAGGGGCATGTCGccttttcgggctgtgcccgCCGGGCccccatgggtaaggacccgaccaccaggcgctcgccaacgagccccCCCCCAGgctggctccaggggggggcCCCGGTGACCCGCGTCCGGCAAGGAAACTTGGTCcatcagtttcatttcatcaggggatgtttgagctgcactttgtctggaccctcacctaggacctgtttgccttgggtgaccctaccaggggcataaagcccccgacaacatagctcctagggtcattggaacacgcaaacccctccaccacggtaaggtggcagctccaggagggatGCTACAAACTGGTTTATGAAAaatttatcaaaatcaaaatcactcacaaggaggaaaatcaaaggctgcaaaacattaactgaaatctctcNNNNNNNNNNNNNNaagggaggctgaaaaaacaattGAACTAAGCATTATGAAACAAAAGCTGGactaagaaaattacaacaaaaaaatcactctttcgaggaggaaacaaaaactcatGAGCAAAATGCTTAGACTATGGCAAGACTTGGAACTAGCTTTGGTGCACGATCagaagacgaaacactttggcacaggacaaagggagacgcagacaagatatacacagggtaatggggaacaggtggaaacaattagggcggggaagacaatcagactggtgacacacgaggaagggcaagtgacctaaaacgagagggcaggtaaatttcaaaataaaacaggaaatgacgagacagaacaaaaacccagcttgacctcagcGCAATGTGACAGTGCCCCTCCCTCTAAGGCCCAGGCTGAACCACTGCAGGCCTGATAATCTTGGTGATGGGGAACGGCCCCAGTTTTTTGGAGAGGGCTTTGAGGTGGAGGTTCTTGGCTGAGAGCCACACCCCTCTGGCCCGGCTGGTACGCCGGAGCGGGTcgtcttctctcttcttttgaCCCGGTCTCCTTGGCGGATGAGGAGCTGCTGGACGGCTGCCCAGACACATCGGCAATGGTGGATCAAGGCGTGGGCGGAGGGCATAGACACTTCAGGCTCTTGGTCCGCGAAGACAGGAGGCTCGTAATTAGCTGCAACAATATTTTCCAATTTTGGCAAATTCTGTACTcccaaatatttaaactgatcTACAACATTAAACTAAATTATGCTTAGAATTTaattctttctttcatttgagTTGAATAGTAATATAGACGATTTTGTGTTATTCACCTTATATCCCAAAATATTACCAAATGTTTTGATTAGCTGTAACACAGCTAGTATTGATTTGTTTGAATTTGATATGAATAGAATAACATCATCAGCATATAAGGATATTCTATGTTCTGTCGGCCCCACTGTTATTCCACAAAATTGATGATGTGAATGTACTCTGATTGCGAGAGGTTCAATTGCTAGTATGAACAATAAAGAtaatgatagatagatagaaagaaagatagTGGGCAACCATGTCGGCACCCTTTACtgatttttgaaatatttctgttgtCAAGATTTCTGCAGtagaatttttatataacacacTAACCCATTTTATGAAATTACTTCCAGTTCCAAACCTTtctcaaacattaaaaagaccCTATCAAAGACCTTTTCCGTAGCTAATGATAAAAGTGCTGCATCTgacatttctaatattttactCCAACAGTTTACATAATATCTTAAGGTCAGAGTTTAACAAACTTATTGGTCTCATGTTTTCACACTTGTTAGAACATAGGTGTCAAACTCTGACCCACGGGACAAATATGGCCTGCAGTGTAATTATATTTGGCCCGCGAGCTGGCCCACCGGTATTATACAGCGCATGTACCGCTAATACTACAAATCCCAGAATGCTCTGCTCTTGTTTTGGCACATCAATCAGTACAGGACCCATTAACACCCTCTCCTCTGTTGACAGTAGTCATAGCGGCCGCATGCTGCTACTGGCACCGTGCTACCCATCCCAAAAATGGtgaaaagaaaggcagaaaacaGGAGCTTTCTGGACAGGTGGGAGACAGAATATCTGTTTAGATATGTAAAAGACAGATCTGTTTGTCTTGTATGTGGAGCCAACATGGCTATAACTAAAGAATACAACATTAGAAGacactatgaaacaaaacaccttaaatttaaagAAGGCTGCGTATAAAGAAAAAGGCATACaatttttgtttgaattttatttaagaaattaatgccattgatgtgttttttgtttgaactTGTTTAGGTCcattttttctaaaataaatatcaatgtTGGCCTGCGACTTTGTGCGACCCACTGTATATTTGAGCTTGATGCCCCTGTgttcagcgccggtcctggccacatttgcgccctgggcgaaccccccccccccgaggcgaacattttctcgtgcgccctcacggccgccagtgcgcccctggatgcgccatgcgcccctggatgcgtggcccccatcggtctgtccgacgccccactctgccttgtcaacaccccgctcccggggcgcccgctccgctgacttaatgagcggtatcgaaaattaccgaggttttttgtTCTGGGGGTTCGTGCGCCCCCCaggagaatgcgccctgggcggccgcccacattgcccatagctaggaccggccctgcctGTGTTAGAAGGTTTACCTGGTTTTGGCGATAAAGTAATCAAAGCACTATTCCTAGAGggttatataatattaaatttTATTAATTAgtaacattttgtttcacatttacagatataacaccagcagttatgtccttagaggttaacGTTTAGTgccggggttcccaacccgcggaccggggtccggatccggaccggatcgccatatcatccggacccgagattaattgtagaatttttttttttttttgacaggcgagtctatttcatgccgtaacatAACTTTCccctatccaagcactgcactgagcaagcattggaaggtaccaaccaatcgtgtgagagtcatactacccatgtgattctagccaatgaaatcgccaccttgaattcagagTGAGGTGCTACGAGTGAGTCTCTGTACGAGCACAGTCAGATTTTTACTTGGAAGGAGTTGACGTAGAACatacgtgcggttctcactcagccCCCCCCTAATCTGCACCTCACAGACACtgtgattagaaaaaaaaaagtcttttggcTAGGGACTTGTTGGTTCACTTCAAGGAGGATGTTCATAATTACAGAAAGTGTTTTGCACttcaatatattatatatatgttattttaGTCCAAATgagaatattaattaatttgttgtgTCATTACTCATCATATTGTATCGCTGTATTTAATGCAAACATGTACAGTAGGTATCCACGTCTGATTAGATTAGTACATTTTGTCGTAATCTAAGCAATGAGACAGGTTATTGATAAATACTGTACCAAGTCCAAAGGTTCTTCGCAGTGACACAGTGACTAAGGACACACATCACTGTCCTTGCCTGTATAGAGCTGTTACTCTGTAACTGAAAACCTTTCTCAACAGATTGCTGCTATTATTGCTGAACTAAAtatcttttgttctttcttatacatttttaatattgtagATACTCCAAGAAGCATGGAATCACAGTTGATTGTCAATGGGTCTTATGCTATCGATGACATACATCCCTGCTACGAATCAGATAATACAACATATGTTTTTACAAGTACCCCTTCCATAGTATGTGTATTAGTATATATTTTCCTTGGTTTATTATCTGTTGTCACAATATGTGGTAATCTTCTTGTAATAATCtctgtcatttatttcaaacagcTCCACATCCCTACTAACTACCTCATTCTGTCTCTGGCTGTGGCTGACCTGCTTGTAGGAGTTTTAGTCTGTCCTTTCAGCATGGCATTCACTGTAACTTCATGTCGGTATAATGAAGATTTATCTTGTAAAATACGAGACAGCTTTGATGTATTACTATGCACATCTTCTATTCTGAACTTAAGCTGTGTTTCCATAGACAGATATTATGCAGTGTGTCAGCCTCTGACATACagaactaaaataaatgttcacGTTACTGTGATTATGATCCTGGTGAGCTGGGGTATTGCTGTTCTAATTGGAATCGGCATCATAATTGCAGGATTTAGCCATGTTACAGCAACATGTGAAGAAATGTGCACAGTTGATGTTGTAATAGCAAACACTATG encodes:
- the LOC109140422 gene encoding trace amine-associated receptor 1, with translation MESQLIVNGSYAIDDIHPCYESDNTTYVFTSTPSIVCVLVYIFLGLLSVVTICGNLLVIISVIYFKQLHIPTNYLILSLAVADLLVGVLVCPFSMAFTVTSCRYNEDLSCKIRDSFDVLLCTSSILNLSCVSIDRYYAVCQPLTYRTKINVHVTVIMILVSWGIAVLIGIGIIIAGFSHVTATCEEMCTVDVVIANTMGPVFSFYLPAIIMLSIYLKIFLVAQKQARSIQNAKSGATVSKMQRKATKTLAIVMGVFLLCLTPYFLYIVFQPLTYKTPPMPVIETLNWLALSNSMLNPLIYAFFYSWFRSAFRMIISGKIFQGDFSNSRLF